The following proteins are encoded in a genomic region of Enoplosus armatus isolate fEnoArm2 chromosome 11, fEnoArm2.hap1, whole genome shotgun sequence:
- the mphosph8 gene encoding M-phase phosphoprotein 8 has product MAAEADKVEPADSEQDEEEDVYEVERIIDVRVEEGEVLYRVRWKNYCSDDDTWEPEAHLEDCREVLLTFKKSMADAKAKKEAEVKKSVKLLPTKSDVFDADSESDSDKDRPSETPTKKKKKKKIREEEEEPPPKDKKKKKRDKRKDEFRPLPAPETDEEEEERAPTPPSPSKEKRTESKKRLVDSEEEDDEPVPSKKHKKEKGKEGKHKKERGEEGKKKKGKKERKIETSEDEATAPLEDDLSDGPSESLMDDTASTDTAAKSAEKARLDDKSKQKKGKWEVKLQGIKDLIHDKKSKKPDATLKESSLQKLKSLTSKGKEEAAPHSDSSDSSTLHKKVKSKGQESTSAPPKVPSSSTSSSSSSSSSVTAASSTKCKEEEVAKEEVLGQKDATGSTNLFEKFLLNCEAKDRAPRRQPVHQPPPEKSSSKPTKLLGKTEKVSKPNKESPTQKPDPEKTEKTKQLDVSRPGQSYGFSLDNDEREGEESTAKTRLGEDSRERRERPEEAQRPGWERRTPTDDRRKRREDSEPRLFMACDDNQDTQVPPEGADKSDKGHATLSLGMDLNLDWMTLDDFQKHLNGEDEILSGPPLSPSELRDAVKSGDYMAVKLALNSKEDYNLDQEDVSGMSLSMLAAAGGQDDILRLLIKKGVKVNGRQKNGTTALMHAAEKNFLTTVAILLEAGSYVNAQTLGGETALMKACKRGNADVVRLLLEYGADCNILSKHKNTAMYFAKLSNNLMVCDLIKDHTNMLSSVAEDTIRAYFESRLVLLEPVFPLACHRLCEGPDFSMEFGFKSQPQPDGSGILLFIFHANFLSEITARLCGPCSVHAVVLNDKFQLPIFLDSHFIYSFSPVPGINKLFIRLAEAPTAKVKLLICAYRVQLQ; this is encoded by the exons GCCGAGGCTGACAAGGTAGAGCCTGCGGACAGCGAACAAGACGAAGAGGAAGATGTATACGAAGTGGAGAGGATCATTGACGTGCGGGTGGAAGAG ggTGAAGTGCTCTACAGAGTCCGTTGGAAGAATTACTGCTCTGACGATGACACTTGGGAGCCAGAGGCCCATTTAGAAGACTGTCGCGAGGTCCTCTTAACTTTTAAGAAATCCATGGCTGATGCTAAGGCCAAGAAAGAGGCAGAAGTCAAGAAGAGTGTG AAACTGCTGCCTACAAAGAGCGATGTGTTTGATGCAGACTCAGAGAGTGACAGTGACAAAGACCGTCCATCCGAGACACccaccaagaagaagaaaaaaaaaaagatccgggaagaagaagaggaaccacctccaaaagataaaaagaagaagaagagagacaaacgGAAGGATGAGTTCAGGCCTCTACCGGCaccagagacagatgaagaagaagaagagagagccccgactcccccctctccttccaAGGAGAAAAGGACTGAATCAAAAAAGCGGCTTGTTGACTCcgaagaggaggacgatgagCCTGTTCCctccaaaaaacacaagaaggaaaaagggaaagagggaaagcataagaaagaaaggggagaggaggggaagaaaaagaaagggaagaaggaaCGTAAGATTGAAACCTCTGAAGACGAGGCCACTGCACCTCTGGAAGACGACCTGAGCGACGGCCCGTCAGAATCCCTAATGGACGATACTGCATCAACAGATACTGCTGCAAAGTCAGCCGAAAAGGCACGTTTGGACGACAAGtccaaacaaaagaaagggaAGTGGGAAGTAAAGCTGCAGGGCATTAAGGACCTCATCCAtgacaaaaagagcaaaaagccAGACGCCACCCTGAAAGAAAGCAGCCTCCAAAAACTAAAGAGCCTTACCTCGAAAGGCAAGGAGGAGGCTGCCCCACACTCAGACTCCAGTGATAGCTCCACCCTACATAAGAAAGTCAAGAGCAAAGGGCAGGAGAGCACATCAGCACCACCCAAAGTACCATCTTCctccacatcatcatcatcctcctcctcatcctctgtcACAGCAGCTAGCAGCACCAAGTgtaaggaggaagaggtggcaAAAGAGGAAGTATTGGGACAGAAAGACGCCACAGGCTCCACTAACCTGTTTGAGAAGTTCCTGTTAAACTGCGAGGCCAAGGACCGCGCCCCCCGCAGGCAGCCAGTGCATCAGCCCCCCCCAGAAAAGAGTAGCAGCAAACCCACAAAG CTTTTAGGAAAGACTGAGAAGGTCTCCAAGCCAAACAAAGAGTCTCCAACTCAGAAACCAGATCCTGAGAAGACGGAGAAGACCAAGCAATTAGATG TCTCCAGGCCTGGCCAGAGTTATGGCTTCAGCCTGGACAATgatgagagggaaggagaggaatcTACAGCAAAGACGAGGCTTGGAGAGGATTCCCGGGAGCGGAGGGAGAGACCAGAGGAGGCGCAGCGGCCCGGCTGGGAGAGGAGAACCCCAACTGatgacaggaggaagaggagagaggacagtgagCCCAGACTCTTCATGGCATGTGATGACAATCAGGACACCCAGGTCCCACCAGAGGGCGCTGACAAATCTG ACAAGGGCCACGCCACTCTAAGTTTAGGAATGGACCTCAACCTGGACTGGATGACTCTGGACGACTTCCAGAAACATCTGAATGGGGAGGACGAGATCCTGTCAGGTCCACCGTTATCACCCa GTGAATTGCGGGATGCTGTGAAAAGTGGAGATTACATGGCTGTAAAATTGGCACTTAATTCCAAAGAGGACTACAATCTGGACCAAGAG GACGTCAGTGGTATGTCCCTGAGCATGCTGGCAGCGGCAGGGGGGCAGGACGACATCCTCCGGTTGCTGATAAAAAAGGGAGTGAAGGTGAATGGACGACAGAAGAACGGCACCACAGCCCTGATGCATGCTGCTGAAAAG AATTTCTTGACAACTGTTGCTATCCTGCTGGAGGCGGGCTCCTATGTCAACGCTCAGACGCTAGGCGGAGAGACGGCACTGATGAAG GCATGCAAAAGAGGGAACGCTGACGTAGTGCGCCTCCTGCTGGAGTATGGAGCGGACTGCAACATCCTGTCCAAACACAAGAACACGGCCATGTACTTCGCCAAGCTCAGCAACAACCTGATGGTGTGCGACCTCATCAAAGACCACACCAACAT gCTGTCCAGTGTGGCGGAGGACACCATCCGAGCATACTTTGAGTCTCGTCTGGTGCTGCTGGAGCCCGTCTTCCCTCTTGCCTGCCACAGGCTTTGTGAGGGACCGGACTTCTCCATGGAGTTTGGCTTCAAGTCACAGCCACAACCAGACG GCTCGggcatcctcctcttcatcttccacGCTAACTTTCTGAGTGAAATCACAGCCAGGCTCTGCGGACCCTGCAGCGTTCATGCCGTGGTGCTCAACGACAAGTTCCAGCTGCCCATCTTCCTG GATAGTCACTTCATCTACTCCTTCAGCCCGGTTCCTGGCATCAACAAACTCTTCATTCGTCTAGCAGAGGCACCAACTGCCAAg GTCAAGCTCCTCATCTGTGCATACAGAGTCCAGCTGCAGTGA